A portion of the Acidobacteriota bacterium genome contains these proteins:
- a CDS encoding DUF1887 family CARF protein: protein MKGVACVVSGQNIPHIEVLLHLNPARIALLETDVMRRYRRGDDMLEALELAGIGGETVCGRYRVERQDEPGATIRAMLRVMREHDYCEWSAVIAGGTKPMAIGLWEALADSGGAVYYVDAASPEVLVDLRTGRRETLERRVSLRVFLRSYGFSVGTCRQTRHWERMADVARRVALLDAPVFLESMADEGVRWPPNAPAALIKNLERAFGAGVNSAAEVGAEARRFLSGQWLEIFVWSLLARHAKAVGIRDVEGALQTVHRRSRVRNEIDIACMGRDGLLVFECKTSANRLDAALYKLEAVIGQFRALAVRSVLVAAGLRRDGEMLGALRRRAQHLGCHVVGHDEIVALARKPDSARLVERILLPPRRERGTA from the coding sequence GTGAAGGGGGTCGCCTGCGTCGTGTCGGGGCAGAATATCCCGCATATCGAAGTGTTGCTGCATCTGAACCCGGCTAGAATCGCCTTGTTGGAAACTGACGTCATGCGTCGTTACCGCCGCGGGGACGACATGCTGGAGGCGCTCGAACTGGCCGGTATCGGCGGCGAGACGGTTTGCGGTCGGTATCGCGTCGAGCGGCAGGACGAGCCGGGGGCCACGATCCGCGCGATGCTCAGGGTGATGCGAGAGCACGACTACTGCGAGTGGAGCGCCGTGATCGCCGGGGGAACGAAACCCATGGCGATCGGCCTGTGGGAGGCGCTCGCCGATTCCGGTGGCGCCGTCTACTACGTGGATGCCGCAAGTCCGGAGGTGCTGGTCGATCTGCGGACGGGCCGCAGAGAAACCCTGGAGCGCAGAGTTTCCCTGAGAGTATTTTTGCGGAGCTACGGTTTTTCAGTGGGTACATGCCGCCAGACCCGGCACTGGGAGAGGATGGCCGACGTAGCCCGTCGCGTCGCGCTTCTGGATGCGCCCGTGTTTCTTGAGTCAATGGCGGACGAGGGTGTGCGGTGGCCTCCGAATGCTCCCGCCGCGTTGATCAAAAACCTCGAACGCGCGTTCGGTGCCGGCGTGAACAGTGCGGCGGAGGTCGGGGCCGAGGCGCGGCGCTTTTTGTCCGGGCAATGGCTTGAGATCTTTGTCTGGAGCCTGCTCGCACGGCACGCGAAGGCTGTGGGGATAAGAGATGTCGAGGGCGCTCTGCAGACTGTCCACCGCCGGAGCCGAGTGCGAAACGAGATCGACATCGCTTGCATGGGGCGCGACGGTTTGCTGGTTTTCGAGTGCAAGACGAGCGCTAATCGGCTCGACGCGGCTCTGTACAAGCTTGAAGCGGTGATCGGCCAGTTCCGGGCACTGGCCGTGCGGAGTGTTCTCGTGGCGGCCGGCCTGCGCCGTGACGGCGAGATGCTGGGCGCGTTGCGCCGCAGAGCCCAACATCTGGGGTGCCATGTGGTCGGGCATGATGAAATCGTCGCCTTGGCGCGCAAGCCGGATTCCGCTCGGCTGGTCGAGAGAATCCTGCTGCCGCCGCGTCGAGAAAGGGGGACGGCGTGA
- the cas6 gene encoding CRISPR system precrRNA processing endoribonuclease RAMP protein Cas6 — MSTGEIYAQAAARVRRRRMRFTLQLERPLRLRFPAALLRGGLGNLLRRRYCRSPSQRCHGRHRCAYCELFEARGEAAGGGWAGRQKSAPVPLAIRCEPGEWAAGRMVVELFGQAVDHGRVIKDAFEEMGERGLGRERVRCAFRADEGWQTVEGCDEGIRRILGGLSRAGGLRVRSESPLRVKAGGRWAQAVGPRLMIVNAARRFSALACESPEVGSLPAPCRELLERAASIPLRQVRWVWTDRHRYSSRQRRRVPMGGVEGGFELDIPDVDLLFFFALAESVGIGKGIPFGFGRVKLETA, encoded by the coding sequence GTGAGCACCGGTGAGATCTATGCCCAGGCGGCAGCCCGCGTCCGGCGGCGCAGGATGCGCTTTACGCTGCAGTTGGAGCGCCCGTTGAGGCTGCGTTTCCCGGCGGCCCTTTTACGGGGCGGGCTGGGTAATCTTCTGCGCAGGCGCTACTGTCGAAGCCCCTCCCAACGGTGCCACGGTCGACACCGCTGTGCTTATTGCGAGCTGTTCGAGGCCCGTGGAGAGGCGGCGGGCGGGGGATGGGCCGGCCGGCAGAAGTCCGCGCCGGTACCACTGGCGATTCGTTGTGAACCCGGCGAGTGGGCGGCGGGACGCATGGTGGTCGAACTCTTTGGACAGGCGGTCGATCACGGTCGAGTCATCAAGGACGCTTTCGAAGAAATGGGTGAGCGCGGCCTGGGTCGGGAAAGAGTGCGTTGTGCCTTCCGGGCCGATGAAGGGTGGCAAACGGTGGAGGGTTGTGACGAGGGGATTCGGCGCATCCTGGGTGGATTGAGCCGGGCCGGAGGATTGCGTGTGCGGAGCGAGTCGCCGCTGCGGGTCAAGGCCGGAGGTCGTTGGGCGCAGGCGGTCGGACCGCGGTTGATGATTGTCAATGCGGCCCGGCGGTTTTCCGCTCTCGCTTGTGAGTCGCCCGAGGTCGGTAGTCTGCCGGCGCCTTGTCGAGAGCTGCTTGAACGGGCGGCGTCGATCCCACTGCGCCAGGTGCGCTGGGTCTGGACGGACAGGCACCGATATTCTTCGCGGCAGCGAAGGCGGGTTCCGATGGGGGGCGTTGAGGGCGGCTTCGAACTGGATATTCCAGATGTGGATCTGCTCTTCTTTTTCGCCCTCGCCGAATCGGTGGGGATCGGCAAGGGCATTCCCTTCGGTTTCGGACGCGTGAAACTCGAAACCGCGTGA
- a CDS encoding ABC transporter ATP-binding protein has translation MSRAGKVAGAALAEEQAGKVYDARLFRRLWPLVRPRRALVTIGLLMVLAGSAAQLVQPYLVKLAVDRAVIPGHRGLLALYALAFGAFLLAEFALRYGQIYSLEKLGQGVVYDLRTRLFAHLQALSSSFFDRNPVGRLVARVTTDVEAIQEAFSSGLVLIFADLFRLAAIVVILVLMDPWLALVTFVIVPPMLGISWFFRQRVRWSYRRARALIGELNGFIQEMVSGMRLVQLFGREQRTGEEFGDLNRLHRDAELQAVAYESAFSAIAELLGSLTLAAILWAGGLRLMDDHITFGTLVAFIEYSRRFFRPLQELTQRYTVMQSAMAAAERIFQLLDTPADIVSPAEPVTLTSPRGAIRFEKVDFAYDPAAPVLRGLDFTIEPGRTVAVVGATGSGKSTLIRLLSRLYDVDRGRILVDGVDIRALDLHTLRRMVGVVPQDPFLFAGTIASNISLSDPRITPERIRRAARAVRADPFIRRLPGGYDEPVRERGGNLSVGERQLICFARVLAFDPAIVVLDEATASVDSSTEALIRTALARLLAGRTSIIIAHRLATTSTAERILVLHRGRLVESGTHDELMAIEAGIYRTLYSLQAGG, from the coding sequence ATGAGCCGGGCGGGGAAGGTCGCCGGCGCCGCGCTGGCCGAGGAGCAGGCCGGCAAGGTCTATGACGCGCGGCTTTTCCGCCGGCTGTGGCCGCTGGTTCGGCCGCGACGCGCGCTGGTCACCATCGGCCTGCTGATGGTGCTCGCCGGCAGTGCCGCCCAACTCGTCCAGCCCTACCTGGTCAAACTGGCGGTGGACCGGGCGGTGATTCCCGGCCACCGGGGACTTCTGGCCCTCTACGCGCTGGCCTTCGGCGCTTTCCTCCTCGCGGAATTCGCCTTGCGCTACGGGCAGATCTACAGCCTGGAAAAGCTGGGCCAGGGCGTGGTCTACGACCTGCGGACCCGGCTCTTCGCCCACCTCCAGGCCCTGTCCTCATCGTTCTTCGACCGCAACCCGGTAGGGCGGCTGGTGGCCCGGGTGACTACCGACGTGGAGGCCATCCAGGAAGCCTTCTCGTCCGGCCTGGTGCTGATCTTCGCCGACCTCTTCCGCCTGGCCGCGATCGTCGTGATCCTGGTCCTGATGGATCCCTGGTTGGCCCTGGTGACCTTCGTCATCGTGCCGCCGATGTTGGGGATCTCCTGGTTCTTCCGCCAGCGGGTGCGCTGGAGTTACCGCCGGGCCCGGGCGCTGATCGGGGAACTCAACGGTTTCATCCAGGAGATGGTCTCCGGCATGCGCCTGGTGCAGCTCTTCGGCCGTGAGCAGCGCACCGGGGAGGAATTCGGAGACCTCAACCGGCTCCATCGAGACGCCGAGCTGCAAGCGGTCGCCTACGAGTCCGCCTTCTCCGCGATCGCCGAACTCCTCGGCTCGCTGACCCTGGCCGCCATCCTCTGGGCCGGGGGTCTGCGACTGATGGACGACCACATCACCTTCGGCACGCTGGTGGCCTTCATCGAGTATTCCCGGCGCTTCTTCCGCCCCCTGCAGGAGTTGACCCAACGCTACACGGTGATGCAATCGGCCATGGCCGCCGCCGAGCGCATCTTCCAGCTTCTCGACACGCCCGCGGACATCGTCTCCCCCGCCGAGCCCGTGACGCTGACCTCCCCCCGGGGGGCGATCCGCTTCGAGAAGGTGGACTTCGCCTACGATCCCGCCGCTCCCGTGCTGCGGGGCCTCGACTTCACCATCGAGCCCGGACGGACCGTGGCTGTGGTGGGGGCCACGGGATCGGGGAAGTCGACCCTGATCCGCCTGCTCTCGCGCCTCTACGACGTGGACCGCGGGCGGATCCTCGTCGACGGCGTCGACATCCGCGCCCTCGACCTGCACACCCTGCGCCGGATGGTGGGAGTCGTGCCCCAGGATCCGTTCCTTTTCGCCGGCACCATCGCCAGCAACATTTCCCTGTCGGACCCCCGCATCACCCCCGAGAGAATTCGCCGGGCCGCCCGGGCGGTTCGTGCCGACCCCTTCATCCGGCGTCTGCCGGGAGGCTACGACGAGCCGGTGCGGGAGCGGGGCGGCAATTTGTCGGTTGGCGAACGCCAGCTGATCTGCTTCGCCCGGGTGCTGGCCTTCGACCCGGCCATCGTCGTTCTCGACGAGGCCACCGCCTCGGTGGACTCCAGTACCGAGGCCCTGATCCGCACAGCCCTGGCCCGCCTGCTGGCCGGCCGCACGTCGATCATCATCGCCCATCGCCTGGCCACCACCTCCACCGCCGAACGCATCCTCGTCCTGCACCGCGGCCGCCTGGTGGAATCCGGCACCCACGACGAGCTGATGGCGATCGAGGCAGGCATCTACCGTACCCTCTACTCGTTACAGGCCGGGGGGTGA